The following coding sequences lie in one Salarias fasciatus chromosome 7 unlocalized genomic scaffold, fSalaFa1.1 super_scaffold_4, whole genome shotgun sequence genomic window:
- the LOC115383114 gene encoding phospholipase A2, minor isoenzyme-like, with translation MNSLQTVFLLVCLSCAQSLDYRALNQFRDMIICTMPDSWPLLDYADYGCYCGMGGSGTPVDELDRCCEVHDQCYTDAMQHSECWPILDNPYTEFYDFRCDEPNRAITCGSGNDECEMFICECDRKAAECFARSPWNPENEHLPSDRCN, from the exons ATGAATTCCCTCCAGACTGTGTTTCTCCTGGTGTGCCTGTCGTGTG CCCAGTCTTTGGACTACAGGGCACTGAACCAGTTCAGAGACATGATCATATGTACAATGCCTGACAGCTGGCCTCTTCTGGACTATGCCGACTATGGCTGCTATTGTGGGATGGGAGGATCCGGCACTCCTGTGGACGAGCTGGACAG ATGCTGTGAAGTTCATGATCAGTGCTACACTGATGCCATGCAGCATTCTGAATGCTGGCCCATTCTGGACAACCCTTACACCGAGTTTTACGACTTTCGCTGCGATGAGCCCAACAGGGCCATCACGTGTGGGA GCGGCAACGACGAGTGCGAGATGTTCATCTGCGAGTGTGACAGGAAGGCTGCCGAGTGTTTTGCCAGATCACCGTGGAACCCTGAGAACGAGCATCTCCCCAGTGACCGGTGCAACTGA
- the prkab1a gene encoding 5'-AMP-activated protein kinase subunit beta-1a — MGNTSSERAALGHGEKAQRRDSRGNKEGPKILMDSPEDADIFHGEDMKAPLEKEEFLAWQQDLEAEDKGPTLDRPTVFRWTGDGKEVYLSGSFNNWANKIPLIRSQNTFVAIVDLPEGEHQYKFYVDGQWTHDPAEPVITSQLGTVNNIIQVKKTDFEVFDALMVDSQKCSDMSDLSSSPPGPYHQDAYVPKQEEKFKSPPILPPHLLQVILNKDTGISCDPALLPEPNHVMLNHLYALSIKDGVMVLSATHRYKKKYVTTLLYKPI, encoded by the exons GGCCCAACGGAGGGACAGCCGGGGAAACAAAGAGGGGCCAAAGATCCTGATGGACAGCCCAGAGGATGCAGACATTTTTCATGGCGAGGACATGAAG GCTCCTTTGGAGAAAGAAGAGTTTCTTGCATGGCAGCAGGACTTAGAAGCAGAAGACAAAGGGCCCACTTTAGACCGGCCGACAGTCTTTCGCTGGACAGGCGATGGAAAAGAAGTCTACCTCTCTGGATCCTTCAACAACTGGGCCAACAAGATCCCTCTTATAAGAAG TCAGAACACCTTCGTGGCAATTGTTGATCTGCCAGAAGGAGAGCATCAGTACAAGTTCTACGTGGACGGCCAGTGGACCCACGACCCGGCTGAG CCTGTTATAACCAGCCAGCTGGGAACAGTCAACAACATCATCCAGGTGAAGAAGACGGACTTCGAGGTGTTTGATGCACTGATGGTGGACTCACAGAAATGCTCCGACATGTCAG ACCTCTCCAGCTCCCCTCCTGGGCCGTATCATCAGGACGCTTATGTTCCTAAACAGGAAGAGAAGTTCAAGTCTCCACCGATactgcccccccacctccttcAGGTCATCCTCAACAAAGACACCGGCATCTCT TGTGACCCTGCACTTCTTCCAGAACCCAACCACGTCATGCTCAACCACCTCTATGCTCTTTCTATTAAG GATGGAGTGATGGTGCTCAGCGCCACACATCGCTACAAGAAGAAGTACGTCACCACTTTATTATACAAGCCCATCTGA
- the ppp1r3c2a gene encoding protein phosphatase 1 regulatory subunit 3C-B, whose protein sequence is MTCTRVLHALSQSNTADLAMGLTRRQPLYQLLAMSHLNPTQHLSQSADYPQQGSLHSSHPSSTSSSSHTSSQVPSGLRSCLRRYSSGVSKKRVVFADTKGLALTAVRFFDSELSPPKSPLLARAKPQLCISSRLQHHKLQLGFPQPKLDLKDLLTRPRDTHVQLESCSVSENSFSGKVYASHCGTEGAVHVRVTFDTWRSHHDVPCKFLQQQRCGTSDMDVFTFDINLPQNVDPKERTEFCVSFRPSVGSVLYWDDNRGQNYRLYIESDASHTAQGSVSRYYSSLSKYRPSCFPSNSVTKMHGATPDWQHVQRSLTNRV, encoded by the exons ATGACCTGCACAAG ggttcTTCATGCTTTGAGCCAATCCAACACTGCTGACCTGGCGATGGGTCTGACCCGGCGCCAGCCTCTCTATCAGCTGCTGGCCATGTCTCATCTGAATCCCACGCAACACCTGAGTCAGTCGGCCGACTATCCACAGCAGGGCAGCCTTCACTCttcacacccctcctccacatcctcctcgtcacacacttcctctcagGTGCCCTCCGGATTACGGAGCTGCCTCCGCCGGTACAGCAGCGGCGTGAGCAAGAAGCGCGTCGTGTTCGCAGACACCAAGGGACTGGCACTGACCGCCGTGCGCTTCTTTGACTCCGAGCTCTCACCCCCCAAGTCTCCCCTGCTGGCAAGAGCCAAACCACAGCTGTGTATCTCCAGCAGACTTCAGCACCACAAGCTGCAGCTGGGCTTCCCCCAGCCAAAACTGGACTTGAAAGATCTCCTCACACGGCCGCGAGACACACACGTCCaactggagagctgcagcgtgtctGAGAACTCCTTCAGCGGCAAAGTGTACGCTTCACACTGTGGCACTGAGGGCGCCGTGCACGTCAGGGTGACCTTTGACACTTGGCGGAGCCATCACGACGTCCCCTGCAAgtttttgcagcagcagcgctgcggCACGTCAGACATGGACGTGTTCACCTTCGACATAAACCTACCCCAGAACGTAGATCCAAAAGAGCGGACCGAGTTCTGCGTGTCGTTCAGGCCGAGCGTCGGCTCCGTGCTGTACTGGGACGACAACCGGGGGCAGAATTACAGACTGTACATAGAAAGCGATGCATCACATACAGCTCAGGGCAGCGTGAGCCGGTACTACTCCAGTCTCTCAAAGTACCGTCCTTCCTGTTTCCCTTCGAACTCAGTCACCAAGATGCATGGTGCTACACCCGACTGGCAGCATGTTCAGAGGAGTTTGACAAACCGGGTGTAA
- the LOC115383022 gene encoding phospholipase A2, minor isoenzyme-like, whose translation MNTLQTVFLLAMCLSVGQSLDYKALNQFRNMILCVMPDSWPLFDYADYGCYCGKGGSGKPVDELDRCCQVHDQCYTDAMQHSECFPILDNPYTELYYYSCDEENRAITCGSWNDECEMFICECDRKAAECFARAPWIPEHEHLPSDQCQ comes from the exons ATGAATACCCTGCAGACTGTGTTTCTCTTGGCTATGTGCCTGTCGGTCG GCCAGTCCTTGGACTACAAGGCACTCAATCAGTTCAGAAATATGATCCTGTGTGTGATGCCTGATAGCTGGCCTCTTTTCGACTACGCTGACTATGGCTGCTATTGTGGAAAGGGAGGCTCCGGCAAACCTGTGGATGAACTGGACAG ATGCTGCCAGGTTCATGATCAGTGCTACACCGATGCCATGCAGCACTCTGAGTGCTTCCCCATCTTGGATAACCCTTACACCGAGCTGTACTACTACAGCTGTGATGAGGAAAACAGGGCGATCACTTGTGGCA GTTGGAACGACGAATGCGAGATGTTCATCTGTGAGTGTGACAGAAAGGCTGCAGAGTGTTTTGCCAGAGCACCTTGGATCCCTGAGCACGAGCACCTCCCCAGTGACCAGTGCCAATAA